In one uncultured Devosia sp. genomic region, the following are encoded:
- a CDS encoding murein L,D-transpeptidase family protein: protein MALAVAGCSQFVGDNRHNVPLPKALTERMAAIGSSPSAPMVIRLFKQSSELEVWKRTSAGTYALLKTYEICKWSGALGPKIREGDYQSPEGFYDVTPGLMNPKSSYWLSFNVGFPNKFDQAWGRSGTNLMIHGDCKSVGCYAMTDDGIKEIYAMAREIFRGGNRSFQLQLLPFRMTDANMAANASSPHAPFWLNLKEGTDLFDATKQAPSWDVCEKRYVFNRSAPGQAPLDPLGACPVSTSTFQAAAS, encoded by the coding sequence ATGGCATTGGCGGTGGCCGGATGCAGCCAGTTCGTCGGCGACAACAGGCACAACGTGCCCCTGCCTAAAGCCCTGACCGAGCGCATGGCCGCCATCGGTTCGTCTCCCTCCGCGCCCATGGTCATCCGCCTGTTCAAGCAATCGTCCGAGCTTGAGGTCTGGAAGCGCACGTCCGCCGGAACCTACGCCCTGCTCAAGACCTACGAAATCTGCAAATGGTCCGGCGCGCTGGGGCCCAAGATCCGGGAAGGCGACTACCAGTCCCCCGAAGGTTTCTACGACGTGACGCCCGGCCTGATGAATCCCAAATCGTCGTATTGGCTATCGTTCAATGTCGGCTTCCCCAACAAGTTCGACCAGGCGTGGGGCCGAAGCGGCACCAATCTCATGATCCACGGCGACTGCAAGTCGGTGGGTTGCTATGCGATGACCGACGACGGCATCAAGGAGATCTATGCCATGGCGCGGGAAATCTTCCGCGGCGGCAACCGCTCCTTCCAGCTGCAGCTGCTGCCGTTCCGCATGACCGACGCCAACATGGCGGCCAATGCCTCCAGTCCGCACGCTCCGTTCTGGCTGAACCTCAAGGAAGGCACCGATTTGTTCGATGCCACCAAGCAGGCGCCTTCGTGGGACGTCTGCGAGAAACGGTACGTGTTCAACCGCTCCGCACCGGGGCAGGCACCTCTCGACCCGCTGGGGGCCTGTCCGGTGTCCACCTCGACGTTCCAGGCTGCCGCGTCCTGA
- a CDS encoding L,D-transpeptidase family protein has translation MKRRDFLRLLPLGAVATVPMMQPARAQSLWDMMNQSRSLTDAEREANSAAAIQAIDTVEPILSYDTANNLQMAIAQYQPFVERGGWEQVPQETYGVTMGVARDGVVQLKRRLLSSADMPMVESVNDVMDAPTDAALRRFQARHGLQVNGQVDEATWYALNVPAETRLHQLQLNLLRVQAMAPALAERYVVVNIPAAFIETVEGGMVAKRHTAVVGRIDRQTPILKSRIHQINFNPFWNVPVSIIRRDLIKYMNENPSYLTEQKIRIYDGSGRELQPTEINWQTEEAVNYNFRQDPGPLNSMGNVKINFHNPHAVYLHDTPTKGLFGDNARFYSSGCVRVDQVQDFVGWVLRDTSGWGSGEIGTVFSTGERKDVDVRNPVEIHTTYISAWANRNGVVSFRDDVYEFDMAGKVSFEA, from the coding sequence ATGAAGAGACGCGACTTTCTACGCCTGCTGCCACTTGGCGCCGTTGCTACCGTGCCCATGATGCAACCCGCCCGGGCGCAATCCCTGTGGGACATGATGAACCAGAGCCGTTCCCTGACGGACGCGGAACGTGAGGCCAACAGCGCCGCCGCCATCCAGGCCATCGATACCGTCGAGCCGATATTGTCCTACGACACCGCCAACAACCTGCAGATGGCCATCGCGCAGTACCAACCCTTCGTCGAGCGGGGTGGCTGGGAGCAGGTTCCTCAGGAGACCTACGGCGTGACAATGGGCGTGGCGCGGGATGGCGTCGTCCAGCTCAAGCGTCGACTTCTGTCCTCTGCGGACATGCCCATGGTGGAGAGCGTCAACGACGTGATGGATGCGCCCACCGACGCCGCGCTGCGTCGTTTCCAGGCGCGGCATGGCTTGCAGGTCAATGGCCAGGTCGACGAAGCCACATGGTATGCGCTGAACGTGCCCGCCGAGACGCGGCTGCACCAATTGCAGCTCAATCTGCTGCGCGTGCAGGCTATGGCGCCCGCGCTGGCTGAGCGCTACGTGGTGGTCAACATCCCTGCGGCCTTCATCGAGACGGTCGAAGGCGGCATGGTCGCCAAGCGCCACACGGCGGTCGTCGGTCGCATCGACCGGCAGACCCCGATCCTCAAAAGCCGCATTCACCAGATCAACTTCAATCCGTTCTGGAATGTGCCTGTCTCGATCATCCGCCGCGACCTGATCAAGTACATGAACGAGAACCCGTCCTATCTGACTGAGCAGAAAATCCGCATTTACGACGGCAGCGGACGCGAGCTTCAGCCCACCGAGATAAACTGGCAGACCGAGGAGGCGGTGAACTACAATTTCCGACAGGACCCGGGGCCGCTCAACTCCATGGGCAACGTCAAGATCAACTTCCACAACCCGCATGCGGTCTACCTGCACGACACGCCGACCAAAGGTCTGTTCGGCGATAATGCCCGGTTCTATTCATCCGGCTGCGTTCGCGTGGACCAGGTGCAGGATTTTGTCGGTTGGGTGCTGCGCGACACTTCGGGTTGGGGATCGGGTGAGATAGGCACCGTCTTCTCGACCGGCGAGCGCAAGGACGTCGACGTTCGCAACCCGGTCGAGATCCACACCACCTACATATCTGCATGGGCAAACCGGAACGGGGTCGTCAGCTTCCGCGACGACGTCTACGAGTTCGACATGGCGGGCAAGGTGAGTTTCGAAGCATGA
- a CDS encoding SCO family protein, translating to MAPSKGHGLRNLRIVLWSLVAIAAIGATALFLYRPGTLPPEPFYARPFELTDQDGAVVTEADYLGKPSAWFYGFTHCPDVCPTALAEMSAILEALGPQADELQVVFVSVDPERDTPEIMKDYVEYFDGRIDGLTGSLEDVSAMAKDRYIFFEKVPLEGDDYLMEHQASIQLVDAQGQFFGTLVSEESFDVRLAKVRRLIGS from the coding sequence ATGGCACCCAGTAAGGGACATGGGTTGCGGAACCTGCGTATAGTCCTCTGGTCGTTGGTGGCGATCGCTGCTATCGGCGCGACGGCCCTGTTCCTCTATCGGCCCGGGACACTTCCGCCCGAGCCGTTCTATGCCCGACCGTTCGAGTTGACCGACCAGGACGGTGCCGTGGTCACGGAAGCGGACTACCTCGGCAAGCCATCGGCCTGGTTCTACGGCTTCACCCATTGCCCGGACGTCTGTCCAACCGCCTTGGCCGAGATGTCCGCCATACTCGAGGCCTTGGGTCCACAGGCCGACGAATTGCAGGTGGTCTTTGTCTCCGTCGACCCCGAGCGCGACACCCCCGAGATCATGAAGGACTACGTCGAGTATTTCGACGGGCGGATCGACGGATTGACGGGTTCGCTTGAAGACGTTTCGGCAATGGCCAAGGACCGTTACATATTCTTCGAAAAGGTGCCGCTGGAGGGCGATGACTACCTGATGGAGCATCAGGCTTCTATCCAGCTCGTCGACGCCCAGGGCCAGTTTTTCGGTACCTTGGTGAGCGAAGAAAGCTTCGACGTGCGCTTGGCGAAAGTCCGTCGTCTGATCGGCTCCTGA
- a CDS encoding copper chaperone PCu(A)C produces MKKTLMAALLFALPVAPVVAHDFTAGSIYVEHPMIQEAPPNAPVLGGYIMLQNNGAEDDRLVGIESAAVEKVELHQTIMTNDVARMTPMTDGLPIPAGAIVWLGDNGTHAMFVKPSKRYRDGDELPATLVFEKAGRVDVVFKVEKRSGADMAPGHQGMDMGEEAGNGTQ; encoded by the coding sequence ATGAAGAAGACTTTGATGGCTGCCTTGCTGTTTGCCTTGCCGGTCGCCCCGGTCGTCGCTCATGACTTCACTGCCGGATCGATCTACGTCGAACATCCGATGATCCAGGAAGCGCCGCCGAACGCGCCGGTTCTAGGCGGTTACATCATGCTCCAGAACAACGGTGCCGAAGACGACCGTCTGGTTGGGATCGAGAGCGCCGCAGTCGAGAAAGTCGAGCTGCACCAGACGATCATGACGAACGACGTCGCCCGTATGACGCCTATGACGGATGGCCTTCCCATCCCCGCCGGCGCAATCGTCTGGTTGGGTGACAACGGCACCCACGCAATGTTCGTGAAGCCTTCCAAGCGTTACCGCGATGGCGACGAGCTTCCTGCCACCCTGGTGTTCGAGAAAGCCGGGCGCGTGGACGTGGTATTCAAGGTCGAGAAGCGCTCTGGCGCGGATATGGCACCCGGACACCAAGGTATGGACATGGGCGAGGAAGCCGGCAATGGCACCCAGTAA
- a CDS encoding disulfide bond formation protein B, translating to MRSYGPVSRGGRTLTKIQSNLLFAAWLMALASTLAALFIGEIMGQMPCVLCWYQRIAMFPLAIILGVAAYRGDPEVWRYALPISIVGLGTATYHSLMYSGVLPSPIVPCSAGPSCSGDGMLFAGFPIPFLSAIAFAAITVLLVPLVRRPV from the coding sequence TTGAGGTCGTACGGTCCGGTTTCCAGAGGAGGCCGCACCCTGACAAAAATCCAATCAAATCTTCTGTTCGCAGCCTGGCTGATGGCATTGGCATCGACACTTGCCGCGCTATTCATCGGCGAGATCATGGGGCAGATGCCTTGCGTGCTGTGCTGGTACCAGCGCATCGCGATGTTCCCCCTCGCCATCATCCTGGGTGTGGCTGCTTACCGTGGGGATCCGGAAGTATGGCGATACGCGCTGCCGATCTCGATCGTCGGCCTGGGCACGGCCACCTACCACTCGCTGATGTATTCGGGAGTGCTGCCGTCGCCCATCGTTCCGTGCAGCGCGGGTCCATCCTGCTCCGGCGACGGCATGCTCTTCGCCGGCTTCCCCATCCCCTTCCTGTCCGCGATCGCCTTTGCCGCGATCACCGTCCTTCTCGTCCCCCTCGTCAGGAGACCCGTATGA
- a CDS encoding DUF305 domain-containing protein has protein sequence MKASLFAVTVILTTSIPTFAQDAHAGHGAPPAAGSSASEAGLVAQLPEICLTASAPPAAPMEMGHEMNAAQADLMAGMDENNALMMSAGMVDDIDVAFVCSMIPHHQSAINMAKAELDHGDNPWAKEMAQKIIDAQEAEIAEMVAWLQREGVDE, from the coding sequence ATGAAAGCTTCCCTGTTCGCCGTCACCGTTATCCTTACGACTTCGATACCTACGTTCGCCCAAGATGCCCACGCCGGCCACGGCGCTCCGCCGGCTGCCGGGTCTTCCGCCTCCGAGGCCGGCTTGGTGGCACAGTTGCCGGAAATCTGCTTGACTGCGTCGGCGCCTCCTGCTGCGCCAATGGAAATGGGACACGAAATGAACGCAGCCCAAGCCGACCTCATGGCCGGGATGGACGAGAACAACGCGCTCATGATGTCGGCGGGCATGGTGGATGATATCGACGTCGCCTTCGTCTGCTCGATGATTCCCCATCACCAGAGCGCCATCAACATGGCCAAAGCCGAACTCGACCACGGTGACAATCCGTGGGCCAAGGAGATGGCGCAGAAGATCATCGATGCTCAAGAGGCCGAGATCGCCGAGATGGTTGCGTGGCTGCAGCGGGAAGGCGTTGATGAATAG
- a CDS encoding NAD(P)-binding domain-containing protein yields the protein MTQAVDVLVIGAGQAGLAAGYWLAQAPVTFAIVDGAERIGSSWRRRYDGLTLFTPRSISALPGMALEGNPEGYATGAEFADYLEQYAIRFGLPVSTATEIVRLSRAASGHFVAENLDGKSITARSVIDATGAFQTPAIPRQASEFSEQTVQLTVDSYRNPGHVPPGSVLVVGDGASGRDIAVELARSHKVTLATGKRRRLFPERLLGRNTWWWLDRTGLLHASATSLAGRAMRQVDPFPDRGRNLGALRGAGIDIKPRLSASLGGQAVFEDGSRARYDTVIWAVGYREIRTWVDDGAAAGVTRLGRPWQTNRASALIAGAGRDARRVVHAVLGDLRDTTS from the coding sequence GTGACCCAAGCCGTCGACGTCCTTGTCATCGGAGCTGGTCAAGCCGGTCTGGCGGCGGGCTACTGGCTTGCCCAAGCCCCGGTTACATTCGCGATCGTCGATGGAGCGGAACGGATCGGCAGCAGTTGGCGGCGCCGTTACGATGGGCTGACCCTATTCACCCCGCGCAGCATCAGTGCATTGCCCGGCATGGCCCTGGAGGGGAACCCCGAAGGATACGCCACGGGAGCCGAGTTCGCGGACTATCTCGAACAGTATGCAATTCGCTTCGGTCTGCCGGTCAGCACGGCGACCGAGATCGTCCGACTGTCCAGGGCAGCAAGCGGCCACTTCGTCGCGGAAAACCTCGACGGGAAATCGATCACGGCCAGGAGCGTCATCGACGCGACAGGTGCGTTCCAGACACCCGCTATACCAAGGCAGGCATCCGAGTTCAGCGAACAGACGGTCCAACTGACGGTAGACAGTTATCGCAACCCAGGACACGTGCCGCCTGGCTCGGTGTTGGTGGTGGGAGACGGCGCATCGGGAAGGGACATCGCCGTCGAACTGGCCCGATCGCACAAGGTGACCCTTGCCACGGGGAAGCGAAGGCGCCTGTTTCCGGAGCGGCTCCTGGGTCGCAACACCTGGTGGTGGTTGGACCGCACCGGACTTCTCCATGCATCTGCAACCTCCCTTGCCGGCAGGGCGATGAGGCAGGTCGACCCCTTTCCGGACCGTGGCCGCAACTTGGGGGCGCTGCGCGGCGCCGGCATCGACATCAAACCGAGGCTCTCAGCCTCGCTAGGCGGGCAAGCCGTTTTCGAGGACGGTTCGAGGGCTCGCTACGATACGGTCATCTGGGCCGTAGGTTACCGCGAGATCCGGACTTGGGTGGACGATGGCGCGGCGGCAGGCGTCACCCGGCTTGGCCGACCGTGGCAGACGAACAGGGCCTCCGCTCTGATAGCCGGCGCTGGCCGGGACGCGAGGCGCGTCGTGCATGCCGTCCTTGGCGACCTGCGTGACACAACGTCGTGA
- a CDS encoding thioredoxin domain-containing protein: MNSRNTVIAVAIVALVAFAGAAWLYGSQPRQPASPVVANFEEAGYVRPHSFVIGPVDAPVTISEFFDPSCEACRAYYPIVKQIMDRHPDQVKLVLRYAPFHDGSDEAVKILETARLQDLFIPVLEALLARQPEWAAHGAPDLALAWQIAGEAGLDVAQAQEDAKRPGIVGVINTDMSDVETLGVVQTPTFFVNGKAPSGTDPQNLADLVADEVAAQ; this comes from the coding sequence ATGAATTCCCGAAACACAGTCATCGCCGTCGCGATCGTCGCCCTTGTCGCCTTCGCCGGAGCCGCCTGGCTCTACGGCAGCCAGCCTCGGCAGCCTGCATCGCCGGTCGTGGCCAACTTCGAGGAGGCCGGCTACGTCCGACCCCACTCCTTCGTCATCGGGCCCGTCGACGCGCCGGTGACCATATCGGAGTTCTTCGATCCGAGCTGCGAAGCCTGTCGGGCGTACTATCCCATCGTGAAGCAGATCATGGATCGCCATCCCGACCAGGTGAAGCTGGTCCTCCGCTACGCACCGTTCCACGACGGTTCGGACGAAGCGGTGAAAATCCTGGAGACGGCGCGGCTGCAGGACCTCTTCATTCCGGTCCTGGAAGCGCTGTTGGCTCGACAGCCGGAATGGGCAGCGCATGGCGCCCCCGACCTGGCTCTGGCCTGGCAGATCGCGGGCGAAGCCGGTCTCGATGTGGCCCAGGCTCAGGAGGATGCGAAGCGCCCGGGCATCGTCGGGGTCATCAACACCGACATGTCCGATGTCGAGACCCTGGGCGTGGTCCAGACACCGACGTTCTTCGTCAACGGAAAGGCCCCCTCCGGCACCGACCCACAGAACCTGGCCGACCTGGTCGCGGACGAAGTGGCGGCCCAGTGA